A region from the Vicia villosa cultivar HV-30 ecotype Madison, WI linkage group LG3, Vvil1.0, whole genome shotgun sequence genome encodes:
- the LOC131660005 gene encoding calmodulin-like protein 6 has translation MGITEACSKFMVEFLQAFKNSPPSSMPHHDQENILKLDERMVRALVTVFGMEANGRIKKENARQVVEKLGLIYGCDQKDNKVFQDDGEEDEEVVVEEVLGELEDMSSKRSELLVEAFKIFDEDGDGYIDAMELKRVLDCLGLDKGWDMNTIERMVKVVDLNFDGKVDFGEFELMMG, from the coding sequence ATGGGTATAACAGAAGCATGTTCCAAATTCATGGTTGAGTTTTTACAAGCATTCAAAAACTCACCACCAAGCTCAATGCCTCATCATGATCAAGAGAATATTCTCAAGCTCGACGAAAGGATGGTTCGAGCTCTCGTTACCGTCTTTGGAATGGAAGCAAATGGAAGAATCAAGAAGGAAAATGCTAGGCAAGTTGTGGAAAAGCTTGGTTTGATCTATGGTTGTGATCAGAAGGATAACAAGGTCTTTCAAGACGAcggcgaagaagatgaagaagtggTTGTAGAAGAAGTACTTGGTGAATTGGAGGATATGTCATCTAAGAGAAGTGAGTTGTTGGTTGAAGCTTTCAAGATATTTGATGAGGATGGTGATGGATATATAGATGCAATGGAGTTGAAGAGAGTGCTTGATTGTTTGGGTTTGGATAAAGGTTGGGATATGAACACAATTGAAAGGATGGTTAAGGTtgtggatttgaattttgatggaAAAGTTGATTTTGGTGAGTTTGAATTGATGATGGGATAG
- the LOC131660006 gene encoding uncharacterized protein LOC131660006, which translates to MAPSKLFVFALSVALIFVIGSSEADVSIEDSDSSALKIQLDQLNTKIQFLESQISEKSQELKKKDEIIAEKEKLFNDRSSAIQSLQNEVDSLQKKGSLDAEERVVKANARADELQKQVDKLKSELDTQNSEKGTWETRVNELEKKIPVLNSKLEKIQKINEEQKKQIRKTERALKVAEEEMLKAKLEATYRAKELSETHGAWLPPWLAVHYLRSKSVVETHWNEHGKPLLEVITQKALEKKAQAGKWAEPHLETVKTKWIPTMNEHWSVVKTKVDPHVQLLTTKTVEVYKSSKDALTPHLNKGLECVDPYYQEVRKFSKPYIDQVATAAKPHVEKVQVVLKPYTKKVVHAYGNFLESATAYHSQVQATVQETLKKHELTRPLATKELEWFAASALLALPIILLARVFSAIFGSKKAVKPARSGNTHHARRKAKRGHPDK; encoded by the exons ATGGCGCCTTCGAAGCTTTTCGTCTTCGCTCTTTCCGTTGCCCTAATTTTCGTCATCGGTAGTTCCGAAGCCGACGTTTCAATCGAGGATTCTGATTCATCTGCTCTCAAGATCCAATTAGATCAACTTAACACCAAGATCCAATTTCTcg AGTCTCAAATCAGTGAGAAGTCTCAGGAATTGAAGAAGAAGGATGAGATAATAGCAGAGAAAGAAAAGCTTTTCAATGATAGGTCTAGTGCTATTCAGTCGTTGCAGAATGAGGTCGATTCTCTCCAG AAAAAAGGATCATTGGATGCTGAGGAGCGGGTTGTAAAGGCTAATGCACGTGCTGATGAACTACAGAAGCAG GTGGACAAGCTTAAAAGTGAACTTGACACACAAAACAGTGAGAAAGGGACCTGGGAAACTCGGGTAAATGAATTAGAGAAAAAGATTCCTGTTTTGAACTCAAAATTAGAGAAG ATTCAAAAGATAAACGAGGAACAGAAGAAGCAAATCCGCAAAACTGAACGCGCTCTTAAAGTTGCTGAG GAAGAAATGTTGAAGGCAAAGCTAGAGGCAACTTACAGAGCAAAAGAGCTGAGCGAG ACTCACGGTGCTTGGCTTCCGCCTTGGCTTGCTGTACACTACCTTCGTAGTAAG tCTGTGGTTGAGACTCATTGGAATGAACATGGGAAGCCTCTATTGGAAGTGATAACTCAAAAG GCCCTAGAGAAAAAGGCACAAGCTGGAAAGTGGGCTGAACCTCATTTGGAAACAGTTAAAACT AAATGGATCCCAACTATGAATGAACACTGGTCTGTAGTGAAAACAAAGGTTGATCCTCATGTTCAACTACTGACTACAAAGACTGTTGAAGTTTACAAGTCCTCAAAGGATGCACTTACTCCCCACTTAAACAAGGGATTAGAATGTGTAGACCCTTATTATCAG GAAGTTCGAAAGTTTAGCAAGCCATACATAGATCAGGTCGCTACTGCCGCTAAGCCTCACGTCGAGAAAGTACAAGTAGTTCTGAAGCCCTACACAAAGAAGGTTGTTCATGCTTATGGGAATTTCTTGGAATCAGCCACTGCATATCATAGCCAG GTCCAAGCTACTGTCCAGGAGACACTGAAAAAACACGAACTTACTAGACCTCTTGCTACAAAAGAATTGGAATGGTTTGCG GCCTCTGCTCTTTTGGCCTTGCCTATAATTTTACTAGCTAGAGTTTTTTCAGCCATTTTCGG TAGCAAAAAGGCGGTTAAACCTGCTCGAAGTGGAAACACCCACCATGCTCGTCGTAAAGCTAAGCGAGGTCATCCAGACAAGTAG